A region from the Lolium perenne isolate Kyuss_39 chromosome 4, Kyuss_2.0, whole genome shotgun sequence genome encodes:
- the LOC127295873 gene encoding L-ascorbate peroxidase 1, cytosolic, producing the protein MAKNYPVVSAEYQEAVEKARQKLRALIAEKNCAPLMLRLAWHSAGTFDVSSKTGGPFGTMKKPAEQAHAANAGLDIAVRMLEPIKEEIPAISYADLYQLAGVVAVEVSGGPVIPFHPGREDKPQPPPEGRLPDATKGSDHLRQVFGKQMGLSDQDIVALSGGHTLGRCHKERSGFEGPWTKNPLKFDNTYFTELLSGDKEGLLQLPSDKTLLTDPVFRPLVEKYAADEKAFFEDYKEAHLRLSELGYAEA; encoded by the exons ATGGCGAAGAACTACCCGGTGGTGAGCGCGGAGTACCAGGAGGCCGTCGAGAAGGCCAGGCAGAAGCTCCGCGCGCTCATCGCCGAGAAGAACTGCGCCCCGCTCATGCTCCGCCTCGC GTGGCACTCCGCGGGCACCTTCGACGTGTCCTCCAAGACCGGCGGCCCGTTCGGGACCATGAAGAAGCCCGCCGAGCAGGCGCACGCCGCCAACGCCGGGCTCGACATCGCCGTGCGCATGCTCGAGCCCATCAAGGAGGAGATCCCCGCCATCTCCTACGCCGACCTCTACCAG CTTGCGGGAGTTGTCGCCGTGGAGGTGTCCGGCGGGCCCGTCATCCCCTTCCACCCAGGGAGGGAG GACAAGCCTCAGCCCCCACCTGAGGGTCGCCTTCCCGATGCAACCAAGG GTTCTGACCACCTAAGGCAAGTCTTCGGCAAGCAGATGGGCTTGAGTGATCAGGATATTGTTGCCCTCTCTGGTGGTCACACCTTG GGAAGGTGCCACAAGGAGAGGTCTGGTTTTGAGGGACCCTGGACAAAGAACCCTTTGAAGTTTGATAACACTTACTTCAC GGAGCTTCTGAGTGGTGACAAGGAGGGTCTGCTTCAGCTTCCTAGTGACAAAACCCTGCTGACTGACCCTGTCTTCCGCCCCCTCGTGGAGAAATATGCTGCG GATGAGAAGGCTTTCTTTGAGGACTACAAGGAGGCACACCTCAGGCTATCTGAACTGGG GTATGCTGAAGCTTAA